The Nitrospirota bacterium genome window below encodes:
- a CDS encoding DUF134 domain-containing protein, giving the protein MSPRCKKPRNCKCTFKGKAFKPTCVPMTELEQVPLLREELEALKLCDLDDLTQAEAGVRMGVSRGTIQRILTLARKKVAKALSKGQAIVFE; this is encoded by the coding sequence ATGTCGCCGAGGTGTAAAAAGCCGCGAAACTGCAAATGCACGTTTAAAGGCAAGGCGTTCAAACCCACGTGCGTTCCGATGACCGAGCTCGAGCAGGTGCCGCTTTTGCGTGAAGAGCTTGAGGCGCTGAAGCTCTGCGATCTTGACGATCTAACGCAGGCGGAGGCCGGCGTCAGGATGGGCGTGTCACGGGGGACCATTCAGAGAATACTCACCCTGGCAAGGAAGAAGGTCGCGAAAGCTCTCAGCAAAGGCCAGGCAATCGTATTTGAATAA
- a CDS encoding polymer-forming cytoskeletal protein, which yields MLKQEEMIEVKVAEKNIVAGAVKTDEQGINTIFKGSKVTGNMVVSQDLQMNGDLEGNITAENNASIFIKGTCKGNIDARGGSVEIEGEMSGGNISAGGYVKVTGKFLGGKIQAKDKIHINGEFTGSLESNEVELGAAARGKGEILYKETLCIQKGAKMEGKVTRAEGERMSGSERPPEQKEEPKPKKSFFLSKEPKPRKGFFSS from the coding sequence ATGCTAAAACAGGAAGAGATGATCGAGGTCAAGGTAGCGGAGAAGAATATTGTGGCGGGTGCCGTTAAAACCGACGAGCAGGGAATAAACACGATATTCAAGGGAAGCAAGGTTACCGGCAACATGGTCGTCAGCCAGGACCTGCAGATGAACGGCGACCTCGAGGGGAATATCACTGCCGAGAACAATGCAAGCATCTTCATCAAAGGCACATGCAAGGGGAACATCGATGCCAGGGGCGGCAGCGTCGAGATCGAAGGCGAAATGAGCGGAGGGAATATCAGCGCCGGAGGGTACGTGAAGGTAACCGGCAAGTTTCTCGGCGGCAAGATCCAGGCAAAAGACAAGATCCACATCAACGGTGAGTTCACCGGCAGCCTTGAGAGCAACGAGGTGGAGCTCGGGGCCGCCGCGCGAGGCAAGGGGGAGATTTTATACAAGGAGACGCTCTGTATTCAAAAGGGTGCGAAAATGGAAGGCAAGGTCACTCGTGCCGAAGGGGAACGGATGTCCGGGTCGGAACGACCACCAGAACAAAAAGAGGAGCCGAAGCCGAAGAAAAGTTTCTTCTTGTCCAAGGAGCCGAAGCCGAGGAAAGGTTTCTTCTCGTCTTAG
- the moaC gene encoding cyclic pyranopterin monophosphate synthase MoaC codes for MAKLTHFDKDGAAQMVDITAKDETAREAVAEGRVIMQPETLTLILDRKVVKGDVFSVARIAGIMAAKRTSELIPLCHPLNVSSVNMDFEPNKERSCVLIRATVRIFARTGVEMEALAAVAAAGLTIYDMCKSTDRTMTISDIRLMKKSGGKTGTFVREK; via the coding sequence ATGGCTAAACTCACTCATTTCGACAAAGACGGCGCCGCGCAAATGGTGGACATTACCGCCAAAGATGAAACGGCCCGGGAAGCGGTGGCGGAAGGCCGCGTCATCATGCAACCCGAGACGCTTACGCTTATTCTCGACCGCAAGGTCGTCAAAGGCGACGTCTTTTCCGTGGCGCGCATTGCAGGCATCATGGCCGCAAAAAGAACGTCCGAGCTCATCCCCCTCTGCCATCCGCTGAACGTTTCGTCCGTCAACATGGACTTCGAGCCGAACAAGGAACGATCCTGCGTCCTGATCCGCGCCACGGTCAGAATCTTCGCGCGGACCGGTGTGGAAATGGAGGCGCTCGCCGCCGTCGCCGCCGCGGGCCTCACGATCTACGACATGTGCAAGTCAACGGACCGCACCATGACTATTTCCGACATCCGGTTGATGAAGAAATCGGGCGGCAAGACAGGGACGTTTGTAAGGGAAAAGTGA